The Hymenobacter sp. 5317J-9 genome has a window encoding:
- a CDS encoding acyltransferase, protein MQPTPLPTKPHYPILDGLRGVAALMVVAFHLCEAHATSHLDQVINHGYLAVDFFFLLSGFVIGYAYDDRWGRLTVGGFFKRRLVRLQPLVVLGMLIGAAMYYFQASALFPIIGQTPVWKLLLVMLLGCLMMPVPVSLDVRGWHETFPLNGPGWSLFFEYVANVLYATVVRRFSNVALGILVVLAAGALLHLGLTSPQGDVIGGWSLEPAQLHIGFARMAYPFFAGLLLFRLARLRPVPHAFGWCSLAVVAVLAMPRIGRPAQLWQNGLYDALCIIFVFPAIIFFGASGAVRSGAAQRLCRFLGDISYPIYITHYPLIYTYTAWVATHKVSLREGLPVAALVYLAAVALAYVCLKLYDEPVREWLRKKVLENRGNVQAAEISAVTK, encoded by the coding sequence ATGCAGCCCACCCCGCTACCTACCAAACCCCATTACCCCATCCTCGACGGCCTGCGGGGCGTGGCGGCGCTCATGGTGGTGGCCTTTCACTTGTGCGAGGCCCACGCCACCAGCCACCTCGACCAGGTGATAAACCACGGCTACCTGGCGGTGGATTTCTTCTTTCTGCTGTCGGGCTTCGTGATTGGCTACGCCTACGACGACCGGTGGGGCCGCCTCACGGTGGGCGGTTTCTTCAAGCGGCGGCTGGTGCGGCTGCAACCCCTGGTGGTGCTGGGTATGCTGATAGGGGCGGCGATGTACTACTTCCAGGCGTCGGCGCTGTTCCCCATCATCGGCCAGACGCCGGTGTGGAAGCTGCTGCTGGTCATGCTCCTCGGCTGCTTGATGATGCCGGTGCCGGTGTCGCTCGACGTGCGGGGCTGGCACGAAACCTTTCCGCTCAACGGGCCGGGCTGGTCGCTGTTTTTCGAGTACGTGGCCAACGTACTGTATGCGACGGTGGTGCGCCGCTTCTCCAACGTGGCGCTGGGCATCTTGGTGGTGCTGGCGGCGGGGGCGCTGCTGCACCTGGGCCTCACCAGTCCGCAGGGCGATGTCATTGGGGGCTGGTCGCTGGAGCCTGCGCAGCTGCACATCGGCTTCGCCCGCATGGCTTACCCGTTTTTTGCGGGGCTGCTGCTGTTTCGGCTGGCGCGGCTGCGGCCGGTGCCGCATGCCTTTGGGTGGTGCAGCCTGGCGGTGGTGGCGGTGCTGGCCATGCCCCGCATCGGCCGCCCCGCGCAGCTGTGGCAAAATGGGCTCTACGATGCGCTCTGCATCATTTTCGTCTTCCCCGCTATCATCTTCTTCGGGGCCAGCGGGGCGGTGCGCTCGGGCGCGGCCCAGCGGCTATGCCGCTTCCTAGGCGATATTTCGTATCCGATTTACATCACGCACTACCCGCTCATCTACACCTACACGGCCTGGGTGGCGACTCATAAAGTGTCTTTGCGCGAGGGCTTGCCCGTGGCGGCGCTGGTCTATCTGGCGGCGGTGGCGCTGGCGTATGTGTGCTTGAAGCTGTACGATGAGCCGGTGCGGGAGTGGTTGAGGAAGAAGGTGTTGGAGAATAGGGGTAATGTCCAAGCTGCGGAAATTTCTGCGGTAACGAAATGA
- a CDS encoding glycoside hydrolase family 2 TIM barrel-domain containing protein, with product MLLPLSQLHAQRTETQLLSGPDKDHTVKWQFYCTAGRNSGKWTTIPVPSNWELQGFGKYNYGHAKDTARGKEKGLYKYQFKVPASWQGKVVNIVFDGAMTDTEVKINGQSAGPIHQGSYYRFRYDISKLLKYGKTNLLEATVAKHSANESVNDAERRGDFWLFGGIFRPVFLEALPVAHISRAAVDARADGTFKASVTTSGAADEVVGQLYTLGGQKVGSEFRAAVAAGSPAQLQTTVPNPQLWTPETPTRYRVTFTLRRGGQAVHTISKTIGFRTVELREREGYYVNGVKIKFKGVNRHSFWPSSGRATSKALSIIDVNLMKDMNMNAVRMSHYPPDDHFLAACDSLGLFVFDEVAGWHAAYNTPTGTTLTEAMVAKDETHPSIIGWINGNEGGHNFDLDPVLDRMDLQKRPVVHAWQVFRGTDTQHYINYDYGNGTHLHGHNVVFPTEFLHGLYDGGHGAGLEDYWEQMWREPLSAGGFLWDFSDAAVVRTDKGGILDTDGDHGPDGILGPYREKEGSYFTIKEVWSPVFFERREITPAFDGTFRIQNRFTYTNLSACRFTWKLAQLPAPGGPAAPAARTGPIAAPSIAPTEYGPLRLSLPADWAQADVLYITATDPAGREIYTWSWPIAHPAQVAQRLVPTTGSGAATITETDSLYTATAHGVTLTFSRKTGLLRQVRNAKGLIPLTNGPVLAEGETAFEGLKQHQDGANVVIDATFGKASRYQSLQWTVYPSGWVRMTAKYFPKDYDFALAGLSFNYPEKEVRGIQWRGDGPYRVWKDRLKGTNLGVWTKAYNNTSTGEPDGTKSPLYPEFKGYYSNFYWLTLQTTGQPFTIVCDQEDVYLRLFTPRFAAKPYNTAPAFPSGNLSFMHGITPIGTKSQKAENMGPMGKTNMYYDYSKDPSYAKEITLYFDFSGDGAPAPKAVGKK from the coding sequence TTGCTTCTCCCGCTGAGCCAGCTCCACGCCCAGCGTACCGAAACCCAGCTGCTCTCCGGCCCCGACAAAGACCACACCGTGAAGTGGCAGTTCTACTGCACGGCGGGGCGCAATTCGGGCAAGTGGACCACCATCCCGGTGCCGTCCAACTGGGAGTTGCAAGGCTTCGGCAAGTACAACTACGGGCACGCCAAGGACACCGCGCGCGGCAAGGAAAAGGGGCTTTACAAGTACCAATTCAAGGTGCCGGCCAGCTGGCAGGGCAAGGTGGTGAACATAGTATTCGACGGCGCCATGACCGATACAGAGGTTAAAATCAATGGTCAATCGGCTGGCCCCATCCATCAGGGCTCGTACTACCGCTTCCGGTACGACATTTCGAAACTGCTGAAATACGGCAAAACCAACCTGCTCGAAGCCACCGTGGCCAAGCACTCGGCCAACGAATCGGTGAATGACGCCGAGCGGCGCGGCGACTTCTGGCTGTTTGGCGGCATATTCCGGCCGGTGTTCCTGGAGGCGCTGCCGGTAGCGCACATCAGCCGGGCGGCCGTGGATGCGCGTGCCGACGGCACCTTTAAAGCCAGCGTGACTACCAGCGGCGCGGCCGATGAAGTGGTGGGCCAACTCTACACCCTAGGGGGGCAAAAAGTAGGCAGCGAGTTCCGGGCGGCCGTGGCGGCGGGCAGCCCCGCGCAGCTCCAAACCACCGTGCCCAACCCCCAGCTCTGGACGCCCGAAACGCCCACCCGCTACCGTGTCACGTTCACGCTGCGGCGGGGCGGGCAGGCGGTGCACACTATCAGCAAAACCATCGGCTTCCGCACCGTGGAGCTGCGCGAGCGCGAAGGCTACTACGTAAATGGCGTCAAAATCAAGTTCAAGGGCGTGAACCGGCACTCATTCTGGCCCTCGTCGGGGCGCGCCACCAGCAAGGCGCTCAGCATCATCGACGTGAACCTGATGAAGGACATGAACATGAACGCCGTGCGCATGTCGCACTACCCGCCCGACGACCATTTTCTGGCTGCCTGCGATTCGCTCGGCCTCTTCGTGTTCGATGAAGTGGCCGGCTGGCACGCCGCCTACAACACGCCCACCGGTACCACCCTCACCGAGGCCATGGTGGCCAAAGACGAAACCCACCCCAGCATCATCGGCTGGATAAACGGCAACGAGGGCGGCCACAACTTCGACCTCGACCCCGTGCTCGACCGCATGGACCTGCAAAAGCGGCCTGTAGTGCACGCCTGGCAGGTGTTCCGCGGCACCGATACCCAGCACTACATCAACTACGACTACGGCAACGGCACCCACCTGCACGGCCACAACGTGGTGTTTCCCACCGAATTCCTGCACGGCCTCTACGACGGCGGCCACGGCGCGGGCCTCGAAGACTACTGGGAGCAAATGTGGCGCGAGCCGCTCTCGGCCGGCGGCTTCCTCTGGGACTTCTCCGACGCTGCCGTGGTGCGCACCGACAAGGGCGGCATCCTCGATACCGACGGCGACCACGGCCCCGACGGCATCCTGGGGCCCTACCGCGAGAAGGAGGGCAGCTACTTCACCATCAAGGAAGTATGGAGCCCCGTCTTCTTCGAGCGCCGCGAAATCACGCCTGCCTTCGACGGCACCTTCCGCATCCAAAACCGCTTCACCTACACCAACCTCAGCGCCTGCCGCTTCACCTGGAAACTCGCTCAGCTGCCCGCGCCCGGCGGCCCCGCCGCGCCCGCCGCCCGCACCGGCCCCATCGCCGCGCCCAGCATCGCGCCCACCGAGTACGGCCCGCTCCGGCTAAGCCTGCCCGCCGACTGGGCGCAGGCCGACGTGCTCTACATCACGGCCACCGACCCCGCCGGGCGCGAAATCTACACCTGGAGCTGGCCCATTGCCCACCCCGCGCAGGTGGCCCAGCGGCTGGTGCCCACCACCGGCTCCGGCGCGGCCACCATTACCGAAACCGACTCGCTCTACACCGCTACCGCCCACGGCGTCACGCTCACCTTCAGCCGCAAAACCGGCCTGCTACGCCAAGTACGCAACGCCAAGGGCCTCATCCCGCTCACCAACGGCCCCGTGCTGGCCGAGGGCGAAACCGCCTTCGAAGGCCTCAAACAGCACCAGGATGGCGCCAACGTGGTCATCGACGCCACTTTCGGCAAGGCCAGCCGCTACCAGTCGCTGCAATGGACGGTGTACCCCTCGGGCTGGGTGCGCATGACGGCCAAGTACTTCCCCAAAGACTACGATTTTGCCCTGGCCGGCCTCAGTTTTAACTACCCCGAAAAGGAGGTGCGCGGTATCCAGTGGCGCGGCGACGGCCCCTACCGCGTCTGGAAAGACCGCCTGAAAGGCACCAACCTAGGCGTGTGGACCAAGGCCTACAACAACACCAGCACCGGTGAGCCCGACGGCACCAAGAGCCCGCTCTATCCCGAGTTCAAGGGCTACTACTCCAACTTCTACTGGCTCACGCTCCAAACCACCGGCCAGCCCTTCACGATAGTATGCGACCAGGAAGACGTGTACCTGCGCCTCTTCACGCCCCGCTTCGCCGCCAAGCCCTACAACACGGCCCCGGCATTCCCCAGTGGCAACCTCTCGTTCATGCACGGCATCACGCCCATCGGCACCAAGTCGCAAAAAGCCGAAAACATGGGCCCCATGGGCAAAACCAACATGTACTATGACTACAGCAAAGACCCGTCCTACGCCAAGGAAATCACGCTGTACTTCGATTTCTCGGGGGATGGCGCGCCCGCGCCAAAGGCAGTGGGTAAGAAGTAG
- a CDS encoding DUF559 domain-containing protein, with protein MEPTELYLPQDKIFTADKKQYGKLELKARARGMRHEATPAEEKLWQQLRGGQLGVKFRRQHNIDRYIADFVCLSHKLIVELDGAGHLEPNQADYDSGRSALLAELGYRVLRFSNEQALNQTETTLAAIKASL; from the coding sequence ATGGAACCGACCGAGCTGTATTTGCCGCAGGATAAAATCTTTACTGCTGATAAGAAGCAGTATGGTAAGCTTGAGCTAAAAGCACGAGCCCGAGGCATGCGCCACGAAGCAACGCCTGCCGAGGAAAAGCTGTGGCAACAACTGCGCGGTGGCCAGCTAGGGGTAAAATTCCGTCGGCAGCACAACATCGACCGCTATATCGCGGACTTCGTGTGCCTCTCGCATAAGCTCATTGTGGAGTTGGACGGTGCCGGCCACCTGGAACCCAACCAAGCCGACTACGACAGTGGCCGCTCTGCCTTATTAGCCGAATTAGGCTACCGCGTGCTCCGCTTCTCTAACGAGCAAGCCCTCAACCAAACCGAAACAACCTTAGCTGCCATCAAAGCCAGCCTATAA
- a CDS encoding six-hairpin glycosidase: MRLTATLTLATLAAHAQTAPETIRYTGTTLSNVDYHHGQLRPAIGTHCRQVLRANREHPDAANGEGWTYNHAPMLAYWQGQFYYQYLSNPVGEHVPPGRTLLLTSRDGYTWTNPTVIFPPYQVPDGFTKPDQPGKVAKNLVAVMHQRIGFYTSKKNRLLTLGYYGVTLDAKDDPNDGQGIGRVVREVLPGGKFGPIYFLRNNKTWDKSKSTYPFYTTSKDKGFVAACEEILANPLMMQQMVEEQDRNDPLIPIKKDYKAFSYYHLPDGQRVVGLWKHALTTISPNGGKTWPNPVIRAPHFVNSNAKIWGQRTSDGRYATVYNPSEFRWPLAISTSENGLDYTDLWLVHGEITPMRYGGNYKSYGPQYVRGIQEGDGVPPDKKLWVSYSVNKEDLWVASVPVPVRATASSHANEIFAQLPAGQELDQWNTYSLVQAPVEIGKLPDGSKALVLKDADKFDYAKAERIIPESKQLVAELSVVPGQNDHGLLQIEFQDAKGQPAVQLSFDSTGTLSYKAGARFKGVTKYQAGQPLDLRVTLDAPNRTCTITANGKTSTFIFFAPVASFERVMFRTGPARRFPTPDTPADQAYDLPKAGESEPLAVFYLKSLKTSAGEVKTP; the protein is encoded by the coding sequence GTGAGGTTGACGGCCACGCTGACGCTGGCAACCCTCGCTGCACACGCCCAAACCGCGCCCGAAACCATCCGCTACACCGGCACCACGCTCAGCAACGTGGACTACCACCACGGCCAGCTGCGGCCGGCCATCGGCACGCACTGCCGGCAGGTGCTGCGCGCCAACCGCGAGCACCCCGACGCCGCCAACGGCGAGGGCTGGACCTACAACCACGCGCCCATGCTGGCCTACTGGCAGGGGCAGTTCTACTACCAATACCTCAGCAACCCCGTGGGCGAGCACGTGCCGCCCGGCCGCACCCTGCTGCTGACCAGCCGCGACGGCTATACCTGGACCAACCCCACCGTCATTTTCCCGCCCTACCAGGTGCCCGACGGCTTCACCAAGCCCGACCAGCCCGGCAAGGTGGCCAAAAACCTGGTGGCCGTGATGCACCAGCGCATAGGCTTCTATACCTCGAAGAAAAACCGCCTGCTAACGCTGGGCTACTACGGCGTGACCCTCGATGCCAAGGATGACCCCAACGACGGGCAAGGCATCGGCCGGGTAGTGCGCGAAGTGCTGCCGGGGGGCAAGTTTGGCCCGATTTATTTCCTGCGGAACAACAAGACCTGGGATAAGTCGAAATCCACCTACCCCTTCTACACCACCAGCAAGGACAAGGGCTTCGTGGCCGCCTGCGAGGAAATCCTGGCCAACCCGCTGATGATGCAGCAGATGGTGGAGGAGCAGGACCGCAACGACCCGTTGATTCCCATCAAGAAGGACTACAAAGCCTTCAGCTACTATCACTTGCCCGATGGGCAGCGCGTGGTGGGCCTCTGGAAGCACGCCCTCACCACCATCAGTCCCAATGGCGGTAAAACCTGGCCCAACCCGGTTATCCGGGCGCCGCACTTCGTGAACAGCAACGCCAAAATATGGGGCCAGCGCACCTCCGATGGCCGCTATGCCACGGTGTACAACCCATCGGAATTCCGCTGGCCGCTGGCTATTTCGACCAGCGAAAACGGCCTCGACTACACCGACCTCTGGCTGGTACACGGCGAAATCACGCCCATGCGCTACGGCGGCAACTACAAGAGCTACGGCCCGCAGTACGTGCGCGGCATCCAGGAAGGCGACGGCGTGCCGCCCGATAAAAAGCTGTGGGTGAGCTACAGCGTGAACAAAGAGGACCTGTGGGTGGCCTCGGTGCCGGTGCCCGTGCGCGCCACCGCCAGCAGCCACGCCAATGAGATTTTTGCCCAGCTGCCCGCCGGGCAGGAGCTGGACCAATGGAACACCTACAGCCTGGTGCAGGCTCCCGTCGAAATCGGCAAGCTGCCGGATGGCAGCAAGGCGTTGGTGTTGAAGGATGCCGATAAGTTCGATTACGCCAAGGCCGAGCGCATCATCCCCGAAAGCAAGCAACTGGTGGCCGAGTTGTCAGTGGTGCCCGGCCAAAACGACCACGGCCTGCTGCAAATCGAGTTTCAGGATGCCAAGGGTCAGCCCGCCGTGCAGCTTTCTTTCGACTCTACCGGCACGCTGAGCTACAAAGCCGGCGCCCGCTTCAAGGGCGTGACTAAGTACCAGGCCGGCCAGCCACTGGACCTGCGCGTGACCCTCGACGCCCCCAACCGTACCTGCACTATCACGGCCAACGGCAAAACCAGCACCTTCATCTTCTTCGCCCCGGTTGCATCCTTCGAGCGGGTGATGTTCCGCACCGGCCCCGCCCGCCGCTTCCCCACACCCGACACGCCCGCCGACCAAGCCTACGACCTGCCCAAAGCCGGCGAGTCGGAGCCGCTGGCGGTGTTTTACCTGAAGTCGCTAAAGACGTCGGCGGGGGAGGTGAAGACGCCCTGA
- a CDS encoding glycoside hydrolase family 43 protein yields MFNPLLKSCFILGSATLLSSCAKEAYMFTSFREPATDGLHYLYSYDGYKWQDAGKSFLTPQVGPSKLMRDPSIAQGPDGTYHLVWTCGWKGDKGFGYASSKDLVHWSEQRFIDVMSHEPGTVNVWAPEIFFDPPTQQFLIVWASTIPLRFPKGQEEEDNNHRLYYTTTKDFKTFSATKLYLDPGFSAIDSEVLRRGVDDYVLVVKDNTRPERDIKVAFGPTATGPFPKVSAPFTANFTEGPSVAKLPHNQWLIYYDAYREKKYGAAKTSDFLTFTDVSAQVSIPTGHKHGTIFMVPRKTLKNLLQTAPVGGAAATSATGKQ; encoded by the coding sequence GTGTTCAACCCCCTTCTTAAGTCCTGCTTCATCCTCGGCAGCGCCACGCTGCTGAGTTCTTGCGCCAAAGAGGCGTACATGTTCACCTCCTTCCGCGAGCCGGCTACCGACGGGCTCCACTACCTCTACAGCTACGATGGCTACAAATGGCAGGACGCGGGCAAGTCGTTCCTGACGCCGCAGGTGGGCCCCAGCAAGCTGATGCGCGACCCTAGCATCGCGCAAGGGCCAGATGGCACCTACCATTTGGTGTGGACCTGCGGCTGGAAGGGTGATAAGGGCTTCGGCTACGCCAGCTCCAAGGATTTGGTGCATTGGAGCGAGCAGCGCTTCATCGATGTGATGAGCCACGAACCCGGCACCGTGAACGTGTGGGCGCCCGAAATCTTCTTCGACCCGCCCACGCAGCAGTTCCTCATCGTGTGGGCCAGCACCATCCCGCTGCGCTTCCCGAAGGGGCAAGAAGAAGAGGACAACAACCACCGCCTCTACTACACCACGACCAAGGATTTCAAGACCTTCTCGGCTACCAAGCTCTACCTCGACCCCGGTTTCAGCGCTATCGATTCGGAAGTGCTGCGGCGCGGCGTCGACGACTACGTGCTGGTGGTGAAGGACAACACCCGGCCCGAGCGCGACATCAAAGTGGCCTTCGGGCCCACGGCTACCGGCCCGTTCCCGAAGGTTTCGGCGCCCTTCACGGCCAACTTCACCGAAGGCCCCAGCGTGGCCAAGCTGCCGCATAATCAGTGGCTGATTTACTACGACGCCTACCGGGAGAAGAAGTACGGCGCGGCCAAAACCAGCGACTTCCTCACCTTCACGGACGTCTCGGCCCAGGTCAGTATACCAACGGGCCACAAGCACGGCACCATCTTCATGGTGCCCCGCAAAACGCTCAAGAATCTGTTGCAGACCGCGCCGGTGGGAGGGGCGGCTGCCACTTCAGCTACTGGAAAACAATGA
- a CDS encoding glycoside hydrolase family 140 protein: MTIKTRFSALLLLLLVSFAPVANTTGPLKVSPNGRYLMTGSGKPFFWLGDTGWLLFSKLKREEAETYLEDRRKKGFNVIQVMVLHQVPIANVYGDSAMVHANVARPLTTPGNSPTDAAQYDYWDHVDYIVDLAAKKGLYMGMVPVWGTNVKNGKVNQSQAKTYATFLAERYKNRPNIIWLNGGDIAGSDSLKVWNTIGATLKTVDPNHLETYHPRGRTQSSDWFHNASWLDFNMYQSGHRRYEQDTSKNETNHYGQDNWRYQQADYALKPTKPSLDGEPSYEGIPHGLHDITQPRWTDADVRRYGYWSVFAGAFGYTYGQNSVMQMHSSFDKGSAYGSKELWSSAIHAPGSGQMQYLKQLMLSRPDYFARVPDQSLIAGETGEKYNRLMATRGKNYAFVYTYNGRNMKVNMGKISGAKVKASWYSPRDGKTTAIGTFPNKGTQEFNPPGEQKDGNDWVLILDSIS, from the coding sequence ATGACCATAAAAACACGCTTCTCTGCGCTGCTTTTGCTGCTACTAGTATCCTTTGCACCAGTTGCCAATACCACCGGCCCGCTCAAAGTATCGCCCAATGGCCGCTACCTGATGACGGGCAGCGGCAAACCGTTTTTCTGGCTGGGCGATACCGGCTGGCTACTCTTCAGCAAGCTCAAGCGCGAGGAAGCCGAAACCTACCTCGAAGACCGCCGCAAAAAAGGCTTCAACGTCATCCAGGTAATGGTGCTGCACCAGGTACCCATCGCCAACGTCTACGGCGACTCGGCCATGGTACACGCCAACGTGGCCCGGCCGCTCACCACGCCCGGCAACTCGCCCACCGACGCCGCCCAGTACGACTACTGGGACCATGTCGACTACATCGTGGACCTGGCCGCCAAAAAGGGCCTATACATGGGCATGGTGCCCGTGTGGGGGACCAACGTGAAGAACGGCAAGGTGAACCAGTCGCAAGCCAAAACATACGCCACTTTCCTGGCCGAGCGGTATAAAAACCGCCCCAACATCATCTGGCTCAATGGTGGCGACATTGCCGGCTCCGATTCGCTTAAGGTCTGGAACACCATCGGCGCCACGCTCAAAACGGTGGACCCGAACCATTTGGAAACTTACCATCCGCGGGGCCGCACGCAGTCGTCGGACTGGTTTCATAATGCGAGCTGGCTGGATTTCAACATGTACCAGTCGGGCCACCGCCGCTACGAACAGGACACGTCGAAAAATGAAACCAACCACTACGGCCAGGACAACTGGCGCTACCAGCAGGCAGACTACGCCCTGAAACCCACCAAGCCCTCCCTCGACGGCGAGCCCTCCTACGAAGGCATTCCGCACGGCCTGCACGACATTACCCAGCCCCGCTGGACCGATGCCGACGTGCGCCGCTACGGCTACTGGTCGGTGTTTGCGGGCGCGTTCGGCTACACCTATGGGCAGAACTCGGTGATGCAGATGCACAGCAGCTTCGACAAGGGCAGCGCTTATGGTTCGAAGGAACTGTGGTCGTCGGCCATCCACGCGCCCGGCTCGGGGCAGATGCAGTATTTGAAGCAACTGATGCTCTCGCGGCCCGACTACTTTGCGCGAGTGCCGGACCAGTCGCTGATTGCGGGCGAAACAGGGGAGAAGTACAACCGCCTGATGGCTACGCGAGGCAAGAATTACGCCTTCGTTTACACCTACAACGGACGAAATATGAAGGTGAACATGGGCAAGATTTCCGGCGCCAAAGTGAAAGCTTCGTGGTACAGTCCGCGCGATGGCAAAACCACGGCCATTGGTACCTTTCCGAATAAAGGCACCCAGGAATTCAACCCGCCCGGCGAGCAGAAGGACGGCAACGACTGGGTGCTGATTCTGGACTCCATCAGCTAA
- a CDS encoding polysaccharide lyase, with the protein MNHRRALLAVLFASACAAPAARAQYPTIPPEVQAKADAALAEEEKRSEEAWQKAQPIIQAEAKAGKPYVPWAAKPSDLPQSKRLAFPGAEGGGAYVFGGQGGKVYVVKSLADRGPGTLREALEQGGARIIVFNVAGIIRLQSPIIIRAPYVTIAGQTAPGDGICVAGESIWINTHDVVVRYLRFRRGATEVARRDDGLGGNPVGNIIIDHVSASWGLDENMSIYRHVYHNPETGKADKLPTVNVTIQNSIFSEGLDTYNHAFGSTIGGLNSLFTRNLWANNIARNPSVGMYGDFNFANNVVFNWWNRSADGGDNHSEYNFVNNYYKPGPVTPADKPIAYRILKPESGRDKDAKNLFGKAYVAGNVVAGNDKVTQDNWAGGVQVEDQPDAAKTVAEIRTDKPFTLPNMNTVLPAQEAYQYVLANVGCTLPRRDAVDARIVEDVRTGKITYAKNAQPTPKSPYIKRRLPEDSYKNGIITDPAQVGGYPDYKGTPYADADNDGLPDKWETAHGLNPKNAADATQDRDKDGYANIEEYLNSVVPLQNVRPNAGKVKS; encoded by the coding sequence ATGAACCACCGCCGCGCCTTACTCGCCGTCCTTTTCGCTTCTGCCTGCGCCGCGCCCGCTGCCCGCGCCCAGTACCCCACCATTCCGCCGGAGGTGCAGGCCAAAGCTGATGCCGCGCTAGCTGAAGAAGAAAAACGCTCGGAAGAAGCCTGGCAGAAGGCCCAGCCCATCATTCAGGCCGAAGCCAAGGCCGGCAAGCCCTACGTCCCTTGGGCAGCCAAGCCGTCGGACTTGCCGCAGTCGAAACGGCTGGCGTTTCCCGGCGCGGAGGGTGGAGGCGCCTACGTATTCGGCGGGCAGGGCGGCAAGGTGTACGTAGTGAAGAGCCTGGCTGACCGCGGCCCCGGCACCCTGCGCGAAGCCCTGGAGCAGGGCGGCGCGCGCATCATCGTGTTCAACGTGGCCGGCATCATCCGCCTGCAAAGCCCCATTATTATCCGGGCGCCCTACGTCACCATTGCGGGGCAAACCGCTCCCGGTGATGGTATTTGCGTGGCCGGCGAGTCAATCTGGATTAACACCCACGACGTGGTGGTGCGCTACCTGCGCTTCCGCCGCGGCGCCACGGAGGTGGCCCGGCGCGACGACGGCTTGGGCGGCAACCCGGTGGGCAACATCATCATCGACCACGTGTCGGCTTCCTGGGGCCTGGATGAGAACATGTCCATCTACCGCCACGTGTACCACAACCCCGAAACCGGCAAGGCTGATAAACTGCCTACCGTGAACGTGACCATTCAGAACTCCATCTTCTCGGAGGGTTTGGATACTTACAACCACGCCTTCGGCAGTACCATCGGGGGACTGAATAGCCTGTTTACCCGCAACCTGTGGGCCAACAACATTGCCCGCAACCCCTCGGTGGGCATGTACGGCGACTTCAACTTCGCCAACAACGTGGTGTTCAACTGGTGGAACCGCTCGGCCGACGGCGGCGACAACCACTCGGAGTACAACTTCGTGAACAACTACTACAAGCCCGGCCCCGTCACGCCCGCCGACAAGCCTATTGCTTACCGCATTCTCAAGCCCGAATCGGGCCGCGACAAGGATGCCAAGAACCTCTTCGGTAAAGCCTACGTGGCCGGCAACGTGGTGGCTGGCAACGACAAAGTGACCCAGGACAACTGGGCTGGTGGCGTGCAGGTGGAGGACCAACCCGACGCGGCGAAAACCGTGGCCGAAATCCGGACCGACAAGCCGTTCACGCTGCCCAACATGAACACGGTGCTGCCCGCCCAGGAGGCCTACCAGTACGTGCTGGCCAACGTGGGCTGCACCCTGCCCCGGCGCGACGCCGTGGATGCGCGCATTGTGGAGGACGTACGCACCGGCAAAATCACATACGCCAAAAACGCCCAGCCCACGCCCAAAAGCCCTTACATCAAGCGCCGCCTGCCGGAGGATTCATATAAAAATGGCATCATCACCGACCCCGCGCAGGTAGGCGGTTACCCCGACTACAAAGGCACGCCCTACGCCGACGCCGACAACGACGGCCTGCCCGACAAGTGGGAAACCGCCCACGGCCTCAACCCCAAAAATGCCGCCGACGCCACCCAGGACCGCGACAAAGACGGCTACGCCAACATTGAGGAATACCTGAACAGCGTGGTGCCGCTGCAAAACGTGCGCCCCAATGCCGGCAAAGTGAAGTCTTAA